From a region of the Theobroma cacao cultivar B97-61/B2 chromosome 8, Criollo_cocoa_genome_V2, whole genome shotgun sequence genome:
- the LOC18593151 gene encoding MLO-like protein 1, with protein sequence MAGGTTLEYTPTWVVAVVCSVIVFISLAVERILHFIGKYLKKKNQKPLFEALQKIKAELMLLGFISLLLTVIQDRIAKICIPKDLANQWLPCQEKKEQTVTHIQTLFFSFLPHATGRHLLAEASGTASYCTAKGKVPLLSTTALHHLHIFIFVLAVVHVTFCALTILFGSTKIHQWKSWEDYAKNMEYDPEGVVRTKITQVQEHDFIRNRFLGIGKNSELLGWVYSFFKQFYGSVTKSDYITLRLGFIMTHCRGNPKFNFHNYMMRALEADFKKVVGISWYLWAFVVIFLLLNFVGWHTYFWIAFIPFILLLAVGTKLEHIITQLAQEVAERHIAVEGELVVQPSDNHFWFNRPRLILRLIHITLFQNSFELAFFAWIWFQYGFKSCMMGQVRFIIPRLVIGVFVQFVCSYSTLPLYAFVTQMGSSYKKAIFEEHIREGLVGWARKAKKNTKGNAFKRSANGSSQVGPKEESPLVLEMVEAYGKESAA encoded by the exons ATGGCAGGAGGGACAACCTTAGAATACACACCAACATGGGTGGTGGCTGTTGTCTGCTCTGTAATTGTCTTCATTTCTCTTGCTGTTGAAAGAATCCTCCACTTCATTGGCAAG tatctgaagaaaaagaatcagAAACCTCTCTTTGAGGCCTTGCAGAAGATCAAAGCAG AGTTGATGTTGCTGGGATTCATATCGCTGCTACTGACAGTGATTCAAGACAGGATTGCCAAAATCTGTATACCAAAAGATTTGGCTAATCAATGGTTGCCTTgtcaggaaaaaaaagaacagaCTGTAACACACATTCAGACgcttttcttctcctttcttcctcATGCAACTGGCCGTCATCTTCTTGCTGAGGCCTCTGGTACTGCTTCCTACTGTACTGCTAAG GGAAAAGTCCCATTGTTATCCACTACGGCATTGCATCATCTTCATATCTTCATCTTCGTGCTAGCTGTTGTACATGTGACTTTCTGTGCTCTAACCATTCTTTTTGGAAGCACAAAG ATCCATCAATGGAAAAGTTGGGAGGATTATGCTAAGAATATGGAATATGATCCAGAGGGAG TTGTGAGAACAAAGATCACCCAAGTCCAAGAACATGATTTTATCAGGAATCGCTTCCTGGGTATTGGAAAGAATTCAGAATTACTAGGATGGGTG TATTCTTTTTTCAAGCAATTCTATGGATCTGTGACCAAATCAGATTATATCACATTAAGACTAGGCTTCATCATG ACTCATTGCAGGGGAAACCCAAAGTTCAATTTTCACAACTACATGATGCGTGCTCTTGAAGCCGATTTTAAGAAAGTTGTTGGGATAAG TTGGTATCTTTGGGCATTTGTTGTCATTTTCCTGTTGCTGAATTTTGTTG GTTGGCATACATATTTTTGGATAGCTTTCATTCCCTTCATT CTTTTACTTGCTGTTGGCACCAAGTTGGAGCATATAATCACACAATTGGCCCAGGAGGTAGCCGAGAGACATATAGCGGTCGAAGGGGAATTGGTAGTTCAGCCCTCAGATAACCATTTCTGGTTCAACAGGCCACGCCTCATTCTCCGCCTGATTCACATCACCCTATTCCAGAATTCTTTTGAATTGGCATTTTTCGCCTGGATTTGG TTCCAGTACGGTTTCAAGTCATGCATGATGGGGCAAGTTCGTTTTATTATCCCCAGGCTGGTTATAGG GGTGTTCGTTCAGTTCGTCTGCAGTTATAGTACCCTGCCGCTATATGCATTCGTCACACAG ATGGGAAGTTCGTATAAGAAGGCCATTTTCGAGGAACATATTCGCGAAGGGCTTGTTGGCTGGGCTCGGAAGGCGAAAAAGAATACTAAGGGCAATGCTTTCAAGAGGTCTGCCAATGGATCAAGCCAAGTTGGTCCGAAAGAAGAGTCTCCCCTTGTCCTTGAGATGGTAGAGGCATATGGAAAGGAATCTGCCGCATGA